In Streptomyces durocortorensis, a genomic segment contains:
- the rpsT gene encoding 30S ribosomal protein S20 — MANIKSQIKRNKTNEKARLRNKAVKSSLKTAIRKAREAVVAGDVEKATTAVRDASRQLDKAVSKGVIHKNAAANKKSALASKVASLQA; from the coding sequence GTGGCGAACATCAAGTCCCAGATCAAGCGGAACAAGACCAACGAGAAGGCGCGCCTGCGCAACAAGGCCGTCAAGTCGTCGCTCAAGACCGCGATCCGCAAGGCCCGCGAGGCCGTCGTCGCGGGTGACGTCGAGAAGGCCACCACGGCCGTCCGCGACGCCTCCCGTCAGCTCGACAAGGCTGTCTCGAAGGGTGTCATCCACAAGAACGCCGCCGCCAACAAGAAGTCGGCGCTGGCGTCCAAGGTTGCCTCCCTGCAGGCCTGA
- a CDS encoding YceI family protein, which produces MFGRWLGSKGSRSQAGAGRGGALAGVRVHRSAGVLSCRVLDPVNEPVQQAEFVVTDGAGRKVVGGETDPFGSVLATVPAGEYRLAVTAEGFTPFHGAATVGQGAHATLGDVTLQVAQPQQLPAPGEWDIDPNHSQIGFTARHIGLARIHGRFNTFAGAVRIADRMEDSAMHVIIDAASIDTNVQMRDDHLRSGDFLDVGRYPTLEFYSERFVHRGGNRWGVTGALTLHGVSRTVTLDTRYLGLGNGLEGDPRAACRATTELHREDFTLTWQTMLARGIAAVGSSIAIDLDIQTVPRG; this is translated from the coding sequence ATGTTCGGCCGTTGGCTGGGAAGCAAGGGAAGCCGGAGCCAGGCAGGCGCGGGGCGCGGTGGGGCGCTCGCGGGAGTCCGGGTGCACCGTTCCGCGGGCGTTCTCAGTTGCCGGGTGCTGGACCCGGTCAACGAACCTGTCCAGCAGGCCGAGTTCGTCGTCACGGACGGGGCGGGGCGCAAGGTGGTGGGTGGCGAGACGGACCCCTTCGGCAGCGTGCTGGCCACGGTCCCGGCGGGCGAGTACCGGCTCGCGGTCACGGCCGAGGGCTTCACCCCGTTCCACGGAGCGGCGACGGTCGGCCAAGGGGCGCACGCCACCCTGGGAGATGTGACCCTTCAAGTGGCCCAGCCTCAGCAGCTGCCCGCTCCCGGCGAATGGGACATCGACCCGAACCACTCGCAGATCGGCTTCACCGCCCGGCACATCGGCCTGGCGCGCATCCACGGCCGGTTCAACACCTTCGCCGGTGCGGTCCGGATCGCCGACCGCATGGAGGACTCCGCCATGCACGTGATCATCGACGCGGCGTCGATCGACACCAATGTGCAGATGCGCGACGACCACCTGCGCTCCGGCGACTTCCTCGACGTCGGCCGCTACCCGACGCTGGAGTTCTACAGCGAGCGCTTCGTCCACCGCGGCGGCAACCGCTGGGGGGTGACCGGGGCGCTGACCCTGCACGGGGTCAGCCGCACGGTGACGCTGGACACGAGGTACCTCGGTCTCGGCAACGGTTTGGAGGGTGATCCGCGCGCCGCCTGCCGGGCCACCACCGAACTGCACCGCGAGGACTTCACGCTCACCTGGCAGACGATGCTGGCGCGCGGGATCGCCGCGGTGGGCTCCAGCATCGCCATCGACCTGGACATCCAGACCGTTCCCCGGGGGTGA
- a CDS encoding pyridoxamine 5'-phosphate oxidase family protein, with amino-acid sequence MTDHDPARTREQRKQDVFDHLRQDEDAWVATASSDGVPTLVPLSFLWDDATGTLVMSTRRTNPTAVNVTPGGPVRVTLGPTRDVVLIEGEAEIVEGADLPTAVGDAFATKLRWDPRPRSPWVFLRITPQTVRAWREVNELADRDLMLAGKWLV; translated from the coding sequence ATGACCGACCACGATCCCGCACGCACCCGGGAACAGCGCAAACAGGACGTCTTCGACCACCTCCGGCAGGACGAGGACGCGTGGGTGGCTACGGCGTCCTCGGACGGCGTCCCCACGCTGGTGCCGTTGTCGTTCCTCTGGGACGACGCCACCGGCACGCTGGTGATGTCGACACGACGGACCAACCCGACCGCCGTCAACGTGACCCCCGGCGGCCCGGTCAGGGTGACCCTCGGCCCCACCCGCGACGTGGTGCTCATCGAAGGCGAGGCGGAGATCGTGGAGGGGGCAGACCTCCCCACAGCCGTGGGCGACGCCTTCGCCACGAAGCTCCGGTGGGACCCGCGCCCCCGCTCCCCCTGGGTGTTCCTGCGCATCACCCCCCAGACCGTGCGCGCCTGGCGCGAGGTGAACGAACTCGCCGACCGCGACCTCATGCTCGCCGGGAAGTGGCTGGTCTGA
- a CDS encoding arylamine N-acetyltransferase family protein, whose amino-acid sequence MTLPQPHPASDASTTSAASDASITSGASAASTTSAASDASTASAASLASTRGPDRSGADGVTDGTVRAYLDRIGADRPARADIEALRELQRRHLLSVPFENLSIHLGEDIVLEEQALLDKVIGGRGGFCYELNGAFGALLRALGFRVSLLQARVFGDGGRLGIPYDHMALRVETEDGTGPWLADVGFGDHALRPLALADLTEQEDPRGVFRFRAAPEGDLDLLRGGSRQFRLDLRPRTLTEFRGGAWYHRTSPDSHFTRSLVCSRCTDTGRVTLSRRALITTVGGERHRTELATDEEVLAAYRDHFGLRLSRVPEVRGRFLGDGNSDLR is encoded by the coding sequence ATGACCTTGCCACAGCCACACCCGGCCTCCGATGCCTCGACCACCTCAGCTGCCTCTGATGCCTCGATCACCTCAGGCGCCTCAGCTGCGTCGACCACCTCAGCCGCTTCCGATGCCTCGACTGCCTCGGCAGCCTCGCTCGCGTCGACCAGGGGCCCCGACCGCTCCGGGGCCGACGGTGTCACGGACGGCACGGTCCGCGCCTATCTCGACCGGATCGGCGCGGACCGGCCGGCGCGGGCCGACATCGAGGCGCTGCGCGAGCTCCAGCGCAGGCACCTGCTGTCCGTGCCCTTCGAGAATCTGTCGATTCACCTCGGTGAGGACATCGTGCTGGAGGAACAGGCGCTTCTGGACAAGGTGATCGGTGGGAGGGGCGGCTTCTGCTACGAACTGAACGGCGCGTTCGGCGCGTTGCTGCGGGCGCTCGGCTTCCGGGTGAGCCTGCTCCAGGCCCGCGTCTTCGGTGACGGCGGCCGCCTGGGCATCCCGTACGACCACATGGCGCTGCGGGTGGAGACCGAGGACGGTACGGGGCCCTGGCTGGCGGACGTCGGGTTCGGCGACCACGCGCTGAGGCCGCTGGCGCTGGCGGACTTGACGGAACAGGAGGACCCCCGGGGTGTGTTCCGGTTCCGGGCGGCGCCGGAGGGGGACCTGGATCTGCTGCGCGGCGGCTCGCGGCAGTTCCGGCTGGACCTGCGGCCGCGGACGCTGACGGAGTTCCGGGGCGGGGCCTGGTACCACCGCACCTCGCCGGACTCCCACTTCACCCGCTCCCTGGTGTGCTCACGGTGCACGGATACCGGGCGGGTGACCTTGAGCCGACGGGCCCTGATCACCACGGTCGGCGGCGAGCGGCACCGTACGGAGCTGGCCACGGACGAGGAGGTGCTGGCCGCCTACCGGGACCACTTCGGGCTGCGGCTCTCCCGGGTTCCCGAGGTCCGGGGACGCTTCCTGGGGGACGGAAATTCGGACCTTAGGTAA
- a CDS encoding AMP-dependent synthetase/ligase, with the protein MSDTQTLIDNRPPSVAALFIDRVAATPDGEAYRYPVPSASGEGPDDWKSLTWGQAAERVYAIAAGLITLGVRSEERVALSSATRVEWILIDLGVMCAGAATTTIYPSTNAEESAFILADSESRVLIAEDAEQLAKARETRADLPNLAHVVVIDPAGVEPAEGDPEGWIITLADLEARGAELLAKTPDAVTERVAAITSDQLATLIYTSGTTGRPKGVRLPHDNWSYMAKATVATGLITAGDVQYLWLPLAHVFGKVLTSGQIEVGHVTAVDGRIDKIIENLPVVQPTYMAAVPRIFEKVYNGVASKARAGGAAKYKIFQWAAGVAREYAKVSQDNFRRTGKASVPFALGAKHKVADALVYSKIREAFGGRLRACVSGSAALAPDIGYFFAGAGVHILEGYGLTETSAASFVNPGEAYRTGTVGKPLPGTEVRIADDGEILLRGPGVMEGYHKLPDKTDEVLESDGWIHTGDIGELSADGYLRITDRKKDLIKTSGGKYVAPAEVEGQFKAVCPFVSNILVHGADRNFCTALIALDGPTILGWAAENGLEGKSYAEVVAAPKTVELIDGYVKRLNEGLQRWQTIKKFRLLPRDLDVEHGELTPSLKLKRPVVEREYQGLIDEMYAGSREA; encoded by the coding sequence GTGAGCGACACACAGACTTTGATCGATAACCGGCCGCCCTCCGTGGCGGCCCTCTTCATCGACCGCGTGGCGGCCACCCCCGACGGGGAGGCGTACCGCTATCCGGTGCCGTCCGCTTCGGGCGAGGGTCCCGACGACTGGAAGTCGTTGACCTGGGGACAGGCCGCCGAGCGGGTCTACGCCATCGCCGCCGGTCTGATCACGCTCGGCGTACGGTCGGAGGAGCGGGTCGCCCTCTCCTCCGCCACCCGGGTGGAGTGGATCCTCATCGACCTCGGGGTGATGTGCGCGGGCGCCGCGACCACCACGATCTACCCGTCCACGAACGCGGAGGAGTCCGCGTTCATCCTGGCCGACTCCGAGAGCCGGGTGCTCATCGCGGAGGACGCCGAGCAGCTGGCCAAGGCCCGGGAGACCCGCGCCGACCTGCCGAACCTCGCCCATGTCGTGGTCATCGACCCGGCCGGGGTCGAGCCGGCCGAGGGCGACCCCGAGGGCTGGATCATCACGCTCGCCGACCTGGAGGCCCGGGGCGCCGAGCTTCTCGCCAAGACGCCGGACGCGGTCACCGAGCGGGTCGCCGCCATCACGTCCGACCAGCTGGCCACCCTCATCTACACCTCGGGCACCACCGGTCGCCCCAAGGGCGTACGGCTGCCGCACGACAACTGGTCGTACATGGCCAAGGCCACCGTGGCGACCGGGCTGATCACCGCGGGGGACGTGCAGTACCTCTGGCTGCCGCTCGCCCACGTCTTCGGCAAGGTCCTCACCTCCGGGCAGATCGAGGTCGGCCACGTCACCGCCGTCGACGGCCGCATCGACAAGATCATCGAGAATCTGCCGGTCGTCCAGCCGACCTACATGGCCGCCGTGCCCCGGATCTTCGAGAAGGTCTACAACGGGGTCGCCTCCAAGGCCCGTGCGGGCGGCGCCGCCAAGTACAAGATCTTCCAGTGGGCGGCCGGGGTCGCCCGCGAGTACGCCAAGGTCTCCCAGGACAACTTCCGCCGCACCGGCAAGGCGTCCGTCCCCTTCGCGCTCGGTGCCAAGCACAAGGTCGCCGACGCGCTCGTCTACTCCAAGATCCGCGAGGCCTTCGGCGGCCGGCTGCGCGCCTGCGTCTCCGGCTCCGCCGCCCTCGCCCCGGACATCGGCTACTTCTTCGCGGGCGCCGGGGTCCACATCCTGGAGGGCTACGGCCTCACCGAGACCAGCGCCGCCTCCTTCGTCAACCCGGGCGAGGCCTACCGCACCGGCACCGTCGGCAAGCCGCTCCCCGGCACCGAGGTGCGCATCGCGGACGACGGCGAGATCCTGCTGCGCGGCCCCGGCGTCATGGAGGGCTACCACAAGCTGCCCGACAAGACCGACGAGGTCCTGGAGTCGGACGGCTGGATCCACACCGGGGACATCGGCGAGCTCTCGGCCGACGGCTACCTGCGCATCACCGACCGCAAGAAGGACCTGATCAAGACGTCGGGCGGCAAGTACGTCGCCCCGGCGGAGGTCGAGGGCCAGTTCAAGGCGGTCTGCCCGTTCGTCTCCAACATCCTGGTGCACGGCGCGGACCGGAACTTCTGCACCGCGCTCATCGCCCTCGACGGCCCCACCATCCTCGGCTGGGCCGCCGAGAACGGCCTGGAGGGCAAGTCGTACGCGGAGGTCGTCGCCGCCCCGAAGACCGTCGAGCTCATCGACGGCTACGTCAAGCGTCTCAACGAGGGCCTTCAGCGCTGGCAGACCATCAAGAAGTTCCGCCTCCTGCCGCGTGACCTGGACGTCGAGCACGGCGAGCTGACCCCCAGCCTCAAGCTGAAGCGGCCGGTCGTCGAGCGGGAGTACCAGGGGCTCATCGACGAGATGTACGCGGGCTCGCGCGAGGCGTAG
- the lepA gene encoding translation elongation factor 4 has product MPATPSNVPEPSRTDPALIRNFCIIAHIDHGKSTLADRMLQLTGVVDQRQMRAQYLDRMDIERERGITIKSQAVRLPWAPTEGEDQSRTHVLNMIDTPGHVDFTYEVSRSLAACEGTVLLVDAAQGIEAQTLANLYLAMENDLTIVPVLNKIDLPAAQPEKFSEELANLIGCQPEDVLKVSAKTGVGVDALLDRVVRDVPAPVGVADAAARAMIFDSVYDPYRGVVTYVRVVDGQLNKRERIRMMSTGATHELLEIGVSSPEMTPADGIGVGEVGYIITGVKDVRQSKVGDTITSLSNGATEALGGYKDPKPMVFSGLYPLDGSDYPDLREALDKLQLNDAALVYEPETSAALGFGFRVGFLGLLHLDVVRERLEREFGLDLIATAPNVVYRVEMEDGTEHIVTNPSEFPEGKIDKVHEPVVRATVLAPSEFIGAIMELCQSRRGTLLGMDYLSEDRVEIRYTLPLAEIVFDFFDQLKSKTRGYASLDYEPTGEQSAHLVKVDILLHGDKVDAFSAVTHKDKAYAYGVRLVAKLQKLIPRQNFEVPIQAAIGSRVIARETVRAIRKDVLAKCYGGDISRKRKLLEKQKEGKKRMKMVGNVEVPQDAFISVLSTDESAGESKGKK; this is encoded by the coding sequence GTGCCCGCGACTCCTTCCAACGTGCCAGAGCCGAGCCGTACCGACCCGGCGCTGATCCGCAATTTCTGCATCATCGCGCACATCGACCACGGCAAGTCGACCCTCGCCGACCGGATGCTTCAGCTGACCGGAGTGGTCGACCAGCGGCAGATGCGTGCTCAGTACCTCGACCGGATGGACATCGAGCGCGAGCGCGGCATCACCATCAAGTCCCAGGCGGTCCGGCTGCCCTGGGCGCCCACCGAGGGCGAGGACCAGAGCCGGACCCATGTCCTCAACATGATCGACACCCCGGGCCACGTGGACTTCACCTACGAGGTCTCCCGTTCGCTCGCGGCCTGCGAGGGCACGGTCCTGCTGGTCGACGCCGCTCAGGGCATCGAGGCCCAGACACTGGCCAACCTCTACCTGGCGATGGAGAACGACCTCACCATCGTCCCGGTGCTCAACAAGATCGACCTGCCGGCCGCACAGCCGGAGAAGTTCTCCGAGGAGCTGGCCAACCTCATCGGCTGCCAGCCCGAGGACGTGCTCAAGGTCTCCGCCAAGACCGGCGTGGGCGTGGACGCGCTGCTCGACCGGGTCGTGCGGGATGTTCCGGCCCCGGTCGGGGTCGCGGACGCCGCCGCCCGCGCGATGATCTTCGACTCGGTCTACGACCCGTATCGCGGTGTCGTCACCTACGTCCGTGTCGTCGACGGTCAGCTCAACAAGCGCGAGCGCATCAGGATGATGTCGACCGGCGCCACCCACGAGCTGCTGGAGATCGGCGTCTCCTCCCCGGAGATGACCCCGGCCGACGGCATCGGCGTGGGCGAGGTCGGCTACATCATCACCGGTGTGAAGGACGTACGGCAGTCCAAGGTCGGTGACACGATCACCTCGCTGAGCAACGGGGCGACCGAGGCGCTGGGCGGTTACAAGGACCCGAAGCCGATGGTCTTCTCGGGGCTGTATCCGCTGGACGGCTCGGACTACCCCGACCTGCGCGAGGCGCTCGACAAGCTCCAGCTCAACGACGCCGCCCTGGTCTACGAGCCGGAGACCTCCGCCGCGCTCGGCTTCGGCTTCCGCGTCGGCTTTCTCGGCCTGCTCCACCTGGACGTGGTCCGCGAGCGGCTGGAGCGCGAGTTCGGCCTCGACCTGATCGCCACCGCGCCCAACGTGGTCTACCGGGTCGAGATGGAGGACGGCACCGAGCACATCGTCACCAACCCGAGCGAGTTCCCCGAGGGGAAGATCGACAAGGTGCACGAGCCGGTCGTGCGCGCCACGGTGCTGGCCCCCAGCGAGTTCATCGGCGCGATCATGGAGCTGTGCCAGAGCCGGCGCGGCACCCTGCTCGGCATGGACTACCTCTCCGAGGACCGGGTCGAGATCCGCTACACCCTGCCGCTCGCCGAGATCGTCTTCGACTTCTTCGACCAGCTGAAGTCCAAGACGCGGGGTTACGCCTCCCTCGACTACGAGCCCACCGGCGAGCAGTCGGCCCACCTCGTCAAGGTCGACATCCTGCTGCACGGCGACAAGGTGGACGCGTTCTCCGCGGTCACCCACAAGGACAAGGCGTACGCGTACGGTGTCCGGCTCGTCGCCAAGCTCCAGAAGCTCATCCCGCGGCAGAACTTCGAGGTGCCGATCCAGGCGGCCATCGGCTCCCGGGTCATCGCCCGTGAGACCGTCCGCGCCATCCGCAAGGACGTCCTCGCCAAGTGCTACGGCGGTGACATCTCCCGTAAGCGGAAGCTGCTGGAGAAGCAGAAGGAGGGCAAGAAGCGGATGAAGATGGTCGGCAACGTGGAGGTGCCGCAGGATGCCTTCATCTCCGTCCTGTCCACCGACGAGTCCGCCGGGGAGAGCAAGGGCAAGAAGTAG
- the holA gene encoding DNA polymerase III subunit delta, producing MATRKNSTDDPLAPVTLAVGQEDLLLDRAVQQVVAAARAADADTDVRDLASDQLQPGTLAELTSPSLFAERKVVIVRNAQDLAADTVKDVKAYLGAPVEEITLVLLHAGGAKGKGLLDAARKAGAREVACPKTTKPAERLSFVRSEFRTHGRSATPEACQALVDSIGSDLRELASAVSQLIADVEGTIDEAVVGRYYTGRAEASSFTVADRAVEGRAAEALEALRWSLSTGVAPVLITSALAQGVRAIGKLSSARGGRPADLARELGMPPWKIDRVRQQMRGWTPDGVAVALRAVAAADAGVKGGGDDPEYALEKAVVVVARAARSGR from the coding sequence ATGGCCACCAGGAAGAATTCCACCGACGATCCGCTCGCCCCCGTCACGCTCGCTGTGGGCCAGGAGGACCTCCTCCTGGACCGTGCCGTGCAGCAGGTGGTGGCGGCCGCGCGCGCTGCCGATGCCGATACGGACGTACGGGATCTGGCGTCCGACCAGTTGCAGCCCGGCACGCTCGCCGAGCTCACCAGCCCCTCGCTCTTCGCCGAGCGCAAGGTCGTGATCGTGCGCAATGCGCAGGACCTCGCGGCGGACACGGTCAAGGACGTCAAGGCGTATCTCGGTGCGCCGGTCGAGGAGATCACGCTCGTCCTGCTGCACGCGGGCGGGGCCAAGGGCAAGGGGCTCCTGGACGCGGCGCGCAAGGCGGGTGCCCGGGAGGTCGCCTGCCCGAAGACCACGAAGCCCGCCGAGCGGCTCTCGTTCGTACGGTCGGAGTTCCGGACCCATGGGCGGTCCGCGACACCGGAGGCCTGTCAGGCGCTGGTCGACTCCATCGGCAGCGACCTGCGGGAGCTGGCCAGTGCGGTGTCCCAGCTGATCGCGGATGTCGAGGGCACGATCGACGAGGCGGTCGTCGGGCGTTACTACACGGGGCGGGCGGAGGCGTCGTCGTTCACCGTCGCCGACCGGGCGGTCGAGGGACGGGCGGCGGAGGCGCTGGAAGCACTGCGGTGGTCGTTGTCGACCGGGGTCGCGCCCGTGCTGATCACCAGTGCGCTGGCACAGGGGGTGCGGGCGATCGGGAAGCTGTCCTCGGCGCGGGGCGGGCGGCCGGCCGACCTCGCGCGGGAGCTGGGGATGCCTCCGTGGAAGATCGACCGGGTGCGGCAGCAGATGCGGGGGTGGACGCCGGACGGGGTCGCGGTGGCCCTGCGGGCCGTGGCGGCGGCGGATGCGGGAGTGAAGGGTGGAGGGGACGATCCCGAGTACGCCCTGGAGAAGGCCGTCGTCGTGGTCGCCCGCGCGGCGAGGTCGGGGCGGTAG